One Siniperca chuatsi isolate FFG_IHB_CAS linkage group LG8, ASM2008510v1, whole genome shotgun sequence DNA segment encodes these proteins:
- the mif gene encoding macrophage migration inhibitory factor, whose translation MPMFVVNTNVAKSDVTAALLSEATEELAKAMGKPAQYIAVHVNPDQMMLFGGKGDPCALCSLTSIGKISGAHNKQYSKLLCGLLNKHLGISPDRIYINFVDMDAANVTWNNSTFG comes from the exons ATGCCGATGTTTGTGGTGAACACCAACGTGGCCAAAAGCGATGTGACAGCGGCTCTGCTGTCCGAGGCCACTGAGGAGCTGGCCAAAGCCATGGGCAAACCTGCACAG TACATTGCTGTGCATGTCAACCCTGACCAAATGATGTTGTTTGGAGGAAAGGGAGACCCCTGCGCCCTCTGCTCCCTCACCAGTATTGGCAAGATCAGCGGTGCTCACAACAAGCAATACTCTAAACTCCTGTGTGGACTGCTCAACAAACACCTGGGCATCTCTCCTGACAG aATTTATATTAACTTTGTAGACATGGATGCAGCCAATGTGACCTGGAACAACAGTACCTTTGGCTGA
- the LOC122879786 gene encoding zinc finger protein 605-like: MSDYLTREFRAQLTTTMDSVLRRTMFEIMKIFENSLHDHQMELAQKGEEIVQLKIKLQTAEIKLRESECGGDRGAEMKKTQMNETQREPEDVLNPPGQTSDVPEIDFEVPDDWCAPLGCKTVTKQDDIVCPSVKLRPLSIPLWHIPIIKQEVVNRDIDSHQQTKDCRRSKRVSSLNEGHKHTQDGSLPMRDEEIQRPTVRNDMKKLLQDIKQEYTDLKGRPTCLRRKGRHLTGKEQENKLKSKGEQRKIAATESKSTEQETVENKGEKSYSCKFCEKVFDTVFGRSVHVRSHKRCRGCKKDFPFPSALKCHKPYCGKLKKLLAKEARSADPPKPQSCVKEKPTLPSKKQVVITKESTPSSSNHNESSIQKVGTTKKHSCVHCNKKFNSRCKCKEHMRVHTGEKPFPCSMCPKKFRIKQSLKIHTMRIHKDQVSSSETNGSLAWTKPLEETEDNREDLISPSKDTSRAINHNNVQNKRNPDKRQSQRWQTMGTCCSNGFICLLCQKLVRNKYMLIEHFRTHTGERPIKCDRCPAKFRTSAQLCMHKKRCLNPVIQCEKCEKKFPSQTKYDKHVSKCHREWPNICKVCGKGFVTKGRLRNHMERYHK; this comes from the exons ATGTCCGATTATCTGACCAGAGAATTCAGGGCCCAGCTGACTACAACCATGGACTCAGTCCTGAGGAGAACAATGTTTGAAATAATGAAGATCTTTGAGAACAGCCTACATGACCATCAAATGGAGCTGGCGCAGAAAGGAGAAGAGATTGTTCAacttaaaataaagttacagACAGCAGAGATCAAGCTGAGAGAAAGTGAGTGTGGAGGTGACAGAGGAGCGGAGATGAAAAAAACTCAGATGAATGAAACGCAAAGAGAGCCTGAAGATGTTCTGAACCCCCCTGGACAAACTTCTGATGTTCCTGAGATTGACTTTGAAG TACCTGATGACTGGTGTGCCCCCCTGGGCTGCAAGACCGTGACCAAGCAAGATGATATCGTGTGTCCCAGCGTAAAACTGCGCCCGCTGTCCATTCCTCTGTGGCACATTCCAATCATCAAGCAGGAG GTGGTTAACCGTGACATTGACTCCCACCAGCAAACAAAGGATTGCAGGAGATCCAAGAGAG ttTCCTCATTAAACGAggggcacaaacacactcaggaCGGAAGCTTACCAATGCGTGACGAAGAAATTCAACGTCCAACAGTAAGAAACGACATGAAGAAATTGCTCCAAGACATCAAACAGGAATATACTGACCTAAAAGGCAGACCTACATGTCTTAGAAGAAAAGGGAGACATTTAACAGGAAAAGagcaagaaaataaactgaagagCAAAGGAGAGCAAAGAAAAATCGCAGCAACTGAGTCCAAGTCTACAGAGCAGGAGACGGTGgaaaataaaggtgaaaaaagtTACTCGTGCAAGTTTTGTGAGAAGGTATTTGATACAGTATTTGGCCGAAGTGTGCATGTACGATCACACAAGAGGTGTCGAGGTTGCAAAAAAGACTTCCCTTTTCCAAGTGCTCTTAAGTGTCACAAACCATATTGTGGAAAACTCAAGAAATTGTTGGCAAAAGAAGCACGGTCCGCTGACCCTCCAAAACCTCAGTCCTGTGTTAAAGAAAAACCGACCTTACCAAGCAAAAAACAGGTGGTCATTACGAAGGAAAGCACACCTTCCTCTAGCAACCACAATGAATCATCTATTCAGAAGGTTGGAACCACCAAAAAGCACTCCTGTGTACACTGCAACAAGAAGTTTAATTCACGATGCAAGTGCAAAGAGCACATGCGTGTTCATACTGGTGAAAAGCCATTTCCTTGCAGCATGTGCCCAAAGAAATTCCGCATTAAACAGTCACTCAAGATTCACACAATGAGAATACACAAAGACCAAGTGAGTTCCAGTGAGACAAATGGAAGCCTTGCATGGACCAAGCCTTTAGAAGAGACTGAGGATAATCGGGAGGATTTGATTTCCCCCAGCAAAGACACAAGTCGAGCAATCAACCATAACAATGTTCAGAATAAACGCAATCCAGACAAAAGGCAGAGTCAAAGATGGCAAACAATGGGCACATGTTGCTCTAATGGTTTCATCTGCCTATTGTGTCAGAAGCTTGTGAGAAACAAATACATGTTGATTGAACACTTTCGCACCCACACAGGAGAGAGGCCCATCAAATGTGACAGGTGTCCCGCAAAGTTTCGTACTAGTGCACAGCTTTGCATGCACAAAAAAAGGTGCCTTAATCCTGTGATCCAGTGTGAGAAGTGTGAGAAGAAATTCCCCTCACAAACAAAGTATGATAAGCATGTGTCTAAATGTCACAGGGAATGGCCTAATATCTGCAAGGTTTGTGGAAAAGGCTTCGTCACTAAAGGGCGCCTCAGGAACCATATGGAGCGTTACCATAAGTAA